CTGGTTGTTCTACGAATACTTTACGTACAGCAGCAGTCATAGCCAAACGACCATCAGAGTCGATGTTAATCTTACATACTGCAGAAGTAGCAGCTCTACGAAGTTGTTCTTCTGGAATACCGATAGAGTCAACTAATTTACCACCATATTGGTTGATCTGAGCAACCAATTCCTGAGGTACAGAAGATGAACCGTGAAGAACGATTGGGAATCCAGGGATTTCTTTTTCAATTTCTTCAAGGATATCGAAACGCAATGGAGGTGGAACCAAGATACCATTAGCATCACGAGTACATTGAGCTGGAGTAAACTTGTTTGCTCCGTGAGAAGTACCGATTGAGATAGCTAATGAATCAACACCTGTGCGAGATACGAAATCTACAACTTCAGATGGTTGAGTATAAGTGTGGTGTTCTGCAACTACGTCGTCTTCAACACCTGCCAATACGCCAAGTTCACCTTCAACTGTTACATTAAACTGGTGAGCATATTCAACAACTTTCTTAGTTAAAGCTATATTTTCTTCGTATGCAAAATGAGAACCGTCAATCATTACTGAAGAGAATCCCATATCGATACAAGACTTACAAAGTTCAAAAGAATCTCCATGGTCTAAGTGAAGAACAATTTCAGGATTAGCACAACCTAGTTCCTTTGCGTATTCTACAGCTCCCTGAGCCATGTAACGAAGTAAAGTTTGGTTTGCATATTTACGTGCGCCACTTGATACCTGAAGGATAACAGGAGATTTTGTTTCAACTGCAGCCTGAATAATAGCTTGCATTTGCTCCATGTTGTTGAAGTTAAACGCTGCAATGGCATACTTTCCAGCGATAGCTCTCTTAAACATATCTTTTGTGTTTACGAGGCCTAAATCTTTGTAATTAACCATGTTTTTTAAAATATTTATTGTTAGTGAATT
This genomic interval from uncultured Bacteroides sp. contains the following:
- a CDS encoding class II fructose-bisphosphate aldolase codes for the protein MVNYKDLGLVNTKDMFKRAIAGKYAIAAFNFNNMEQMQAIIQAAVETKSPVILQVSSGARKYANQTLLRYMAQGAVEYAKELGCANPEIVLHLDHGDSFELCKSCIDMGFSSVMIDGSHFAYEENIALTKKVVEYAHQFNVTVEGELGVLAGVEDDVVAEHHTYTQPSEVVDFVSRTGVDSLAISIGTSHGANKFTPAQCTRDANGILVPPPLRFDILEEIEKEIPGFPIVLHGSSSVPQELVAQINQYGGKLVDSIGIPEEQLRRAATSAVCKINIDSDGRLAMTAAVRKVFVEQPGEFDPRKYLGPARDTLKALYKLKLENVLGSAGKLAK